A section of the Caballeronia sp. M1242 genome encodes:
- a CDS encoding type II toxin-antitoxin system CcdA family antitoxin, with protein sequence MRHATSDSVPRRATNISLPEDVYKDAKALGINFSQTCERAIRQAVQMEKDRQWAIKHADFIQAYNDMIERDGLPLGQYRTF encoded by the coding sequence ATGCGGCATGCGACGAGCGACTCCGTTCCGCGCCGGGCGACGAACATCAGCCTGCCCGAAGACGTCTATAAGGACGCGAAAGCGCTCGGCATCAACTTCTCGCAGACGTGCGAGCGGGCGATCCGGCAGGCAGTACAGATGGAGAAGGATCGCCAGTGGGCGATCAAACATGCGGACTTCATCCAGGCGTACAACGACATGATCGAGCGCGACGGCTTACCGCTCGGGCAGTACCGGACGTTTTGA
- a CDS encoding lytic transglycosylase domain-containing protein, which yields MNAWLSWRPDTRVAQSLRTALRRGSRMSHYLFSLVGCAAIVTALALWLLPSWRTTFAARIMPFVSAAVQAGPARLLAGQPLPPFSAVHRQPADAAPISLAANPDRAAAPAAQVPSLGAAATDDESTRQLTGGISLAVSPNGLDPRTMPSVSLLASAIPAQRIVADARDDRVLVSTREQKLVANFIARRYRVAEEPVSDLVRAAFDTGREVGLDPLLLLSVMAIESGFNPYAESGVGAKGLMQVMSKVHSDKFEYFGGSHAALDPLANIKVGALVLKDCIARGGSVAGGLRYYVGSTSQDDGGYGAKVLAERARLRDVARGRNVPINAPQAPVQAAPKQVLASTSADTAKRVHVTIDGAKKADAQDESDSGESKHGASAELGA from the coding sequence ATGAACGCTTGGTTATCGTGGCGTCCCGACACTCGCGTCGCGCAAAGTTTGCGCACCGCGCTGCGTCGTGGAAGCCGTATGAGTCACTATCTCTTCAGCCTGGTCGGTTGCGCGGCCATCGTCACGGCGCTCGCGCTGTGGCTCCTGCCGTCCTGGCGCACCACCTTTGCCGCACGGATCATGCCGTTCGTGTCCGCCGCGGTCCAGGCGGGGCCTGCGCGGCTTCTGGCCGGCCAGCCGCTTCCGCCGTTCTCGGCGGTGCATCGCCAGCCGGCCGACGCCGCGCCGATCAGCCTCGCCGCGAACCCCGACCGGGCCGCTGCGCCGGCGGCGCAGGTGCCGTCGCTCGGCGCCGCCGCCACGGACGACGAGAGCACGCGCCAACTGACCGGCGGCATCAGTCTCGCGGTGTCGCCCAACGGGCTCGATCCGCGCACCATGCCTTCGGTCAGCTTGCTGGCGAGCGCGATTCCGGCGCAACGCATCGTCGCGGATGCGCGCGACGACCGCGTGCTCGTCTCCACGCGCGAGCAGAAGCTCGTCGCGAACTTCATCGCGCGGCGGTATCGCGTGGCGGAAGAGCCGGTCAGCGACCTCGTGCGCGCCGCGTTCGACACCGGCCGCGAAGTCGGTCTCGATCCGCTGCTGCTGCTGTCGGTGATGGCCATCGAATCGGGTTTCAATCCGTACGCGGAAAGCGGCGTCGGCGCGAAAGGGCTGATGCAGGTGATGTCGAAGGTGCACTCGGACAAGTTCGAGTACTTCGGCGGCAGCCACGCGGCGCTCGATCCGCTCGCGAACATCAAGGTCGGCGCGCTGGTGCTGAAGGATTGCATCGCGCGGGGCGGCTCGGTCGCGGGCGGTTTGCGCTACTACGTCGGCTCGACCTCGCAGGACGACGGCGGCTACGGCGCCAAGGTGCTCGCCGAGCGTGCGCGTCTGCGCGATGTCGCGCGTGGCCGCAATGTGCCCATCAACGCGCCGCAGGCGCCGGTTCAGGCCGCGCCGAAGCAGGTGCTGGCGTCCACCTCGGCGGATACGGCCAAGCGCGTTCACGTGACGATCGACGGCGCGAAGAAGGCCGACGCGCAAGACGAGAGCGATTCCGGCGAGTCGAAGCACGGCGCGTCCGCCGAATTGGGCGCCTGA
- the ribBA gene encoding bifunctional 3,4-dihydroxy-2-butanone-4-phosphate synthase/GTP cyclohydrolase II, whose protein sequence is MSIASTPEIIAELKAGRMVILVDEEDRENEGDLIVAADFITPEAINFMARYGRGLICLTLTQERCKLLNLPLMTQRNGTQYGTAFTVSIEAAEGVTTGISAADRSRTIATAVAAHARAEDIVQPGHVFPIMAQPGGVLVRAGHTEAGCDLTALAGLTPAAVICEVIRDDGEMARLPDLIEFGEQHGIKIGTIADLIHYRSRTESIIEKVSERTMQTAHGTFRAVLYRDEPTGSPHIALVRGTPSPDRETPVRVHEPLSVLDLLEIDASTHSWTIDAAMKEIAARDLGAIVMLNCGDSREHLVETFRALDESDKAAKPQRRPIDFKTYGIGAQILRDLGVGKMQVLANPRRLGSMSGYGLEVTGFIPMPGCPATAASATDGTVAHLRSA, encoded by the coding sequence ATGTCGATCGCTTCCACTCCAGAAATCATCGCCGAGCTCAAGGCCGGCCGCATGGTGATCCTCGTCGACGAGGAAGATCGCGAGAACGAAGGCGACCTGATCGTCGCCGCCGACTTCATCACGCCCGAAGCGATCAACTTCATGGCGCGCTACGGTCGCGGCCTGATCTGCCTCACGCTCACGCAGGAACGCTGCAAGCTGCTCAACCTGCCGCTCATGACCCAGCGCAACGGCACGCAGTACGGCACGGCGTTCACCGTCAGCATCGAAGCCGCCGAAGGCGTGACCACCGGCATTTCCGCCGCCGACCGCTCGCGCACTATCGCCACGGCGGTCGCGGCCCATGCGCGCGCCGAGGACATCGTGCAGCCGGGCCACGTGTTCCCGATCATGGCGCAGCCCGGCGGCGTGCTCGTGCGCGCGGGCCACACTGAAGCCGGCTGCGACCTGACCGCGCTCGCGGGTCTCACGCCCGCTGCCGTGATCTGCGAAGTGATCCGCGACGACGGCGAAATGGCGCGTCTGCCGGACCTTATCGAGTTCGGCGAGCAGCACGGCATCAAGATCGGCACCATCGCGGACCTGATCCACTATCGCAGCCGCACCGAATCCATCATCGAGAAAGTCAGCGAGCGCACCATGCAGACCGCGCACGGCACGTTCCGCGCGGTGCTGTATCGCGATGAACCGACCGGCTCGCCGCATATCGCGCTCGTGCGCGGGACGCCGTCGCCGGATCGCGAAACGCCCGTGCGCGTGCACGAACCGCTGTCGGTGCTGGATCTGCTCGAAATCGACGCGTCCACGCACTCGTGGACCATCGACGCCGCCATGAAGGAAATCGCCGCGCGCGATCTCGGCGCCATCGTGATGCTCAATTGCGGCGACAGCCGCGAGCATCTGGTCGAAACCTTCCGCGCGCTCGACGAAAGCGACAAAGCGGCCAAGCCGCAGCGCCGCCCGATCGACTTCAAGACCTACGGCATCGGCGCGCAGATTCTGCGCGATCTGGGCGTCGGCAAGATGCAGGTGCTCGCCAATCCGCGGCGCCTCGGCAGCATGTCGGGCTACGGGCTCGAAGTGACCGGCTTTATTCCGATGCCCGGCTGCCCCGCGACGGCGGCGAGCGCAACCGACGGCACGGTCGCGCATCTGCGTTCGGCCTGA
- a CDS encoding riboflavin synthase encodes MFTGIVAAVGRIEKVTPLGAEPQAGVRLRVAAGGLDLADVELGDSIAIQGACMTVIEKTPDAFDVDVSRESLNKTVGLGDAGAEVNLEKALRAHDRLGGHLVSGHVDGLGTVSRFERVGESHELRIVAPKDIGKYLAYKGSVTVNGVSLTVNAVEDRADGCEFSINLIPHTVEVTTLKALHAGAKVNLEIDLIARYVERMMSAGSLVNGA; translated from the coding sequence TTTACAGGAATCGTCGCGGCGGTAGGCCGCATCGAAAAGGTCACGCCGCTCGGCGCAGAGCCGCAAGCCGGCGTGCGTCTGCGGGTGGCGGCGGGCGGCCTCGATCTCGCGGACGTCGAACTGGGCGACAGCATCGCGATTCAGGGCGCGTGCATGACGGTGATCGAGAAGACGCCGGATGCGTTCGATGTCGACGTCTCGCGCGAAAGCCTGAACAAGACGGTCGGCCTGGGCGATGCGGGCGCAGAGGTCAATCTGGAAAAGGCGCTGCGCGCGCACGATCGGCTGGGCGGGCATCTGGTGTCCGGCCACGTCGACGGGCTCGGCACGGTGTCGCGCTTCGAGCGCGTGGGTGAATCGCATGAATTGCGGATCGTGGCGCCGAAGGACATCGGCAAGTATCTGGCGTACAAGGGCTCGGTGACCGTGAACGGCGTGAGTCTGACGGTGAACGCCGTGGAGGATCGCGCGGATGGCTGCGAGTTTTCCATCAACCTGATTCCGCACACGGTGGAAGTGACGACGTTGAAGGCGCTTCATGCTGGGGCGAAGGTGAATCTGGAGATCGACCTGATCGCGCGGTATGTGGAGAGGATGATGTCGGCGGGGTCGCTGGTGAATGGCGCGTAG
- a CDS encoding CcdB family protein produces the protein MLDTPTLAAIPRSALTKPVSSLVHRQDEILSALDRLFGGW, from the coding sequence ATGCTCGATACCCCGACGCTTGCCGCCATTCCGCGCAGCGCACTGACCAAGCCAGTCAGCTCGCTCGTACATCGACAGGACGAGATCTTGTCGGCGCTAGACCGGTTGTTCGGCGGATGGTGA
- a CDS encoding pyridoxal phosphate-dependent aminotransferase has translation MNTASEPLMRLASRVDAIEPFYVMELMKDAQALERAGRDIIHMGIGEPDFTAPAPVTRAAADALTRGVTQYTNALGVTALREAIAAHYRDAFGLTVDPARIVVTAGASAALLLACMALVDNGDEVLMPDPCYPCNRHFVSAADGKPVLIPSGPAERFQLTADQVEAHWTPATRGVLLASPSNPTGTSIEPDELRRIVGKVRERGGFTIVDEIYQGLSYDAKPVSALSFGDDVVTVNSFSKYFNMTGWRLGWLVVPHAMVGAVEKLSQNLFICASALAQHAALACFEPETLAIYEARRLEFKRRRDYIVPALRSLGFGVPVVPDGAFYVYADTTSVPHPAAGDSERLTRSMLHDAGVVLVPGADFGFHAPDRYIRLSYATAYSKLEEAVSRLGDLFSR, from the coding sequence ATGAATACCGCTTCGGAGCCGCTCATGCGGCTCGCCTCCCGCGTCGACGCGATCGAGCCGTTCTACGTGATGGAACTGATGAAGGACGCCCAGGCGCTCGAACGCGCCGGACGCGACATCATCCACATGGGCATCGGCGAGCCGGACTTCACCGCGCCCGCGCCTGTCACGCGCGCCGCCGCGGACGCGCTCACGCGCGGCGTCACGCAGTACACGAACGCGCTCGGCGTCACGGCGCTGCGCGAGGCGATCGCCGCGCATTACCGCGACGCGTTCGGCTTAACGGTCGATCCCGCGCGCATCGTGGTGACGGCGGGCGCGTCGGCGGCGCTTTTGCTCGCGTGCATGGCGCTCGTCGACAACGGCGACGAAGTGTTGATGCCCGACCCGTGCTATCCGTGCAACCGGCACTTCGTGTCGGCGGCGGACGGCAAGCCGGTGCTGATCCCGAGCGGCCCGGCCGAACGCTTCCAGCTCACCGCCGATCAGGTCGAAGCGCACTGGACGCCCGCGACGCGCGGCGTGCTGCTCGCGTCGCCGTCGAATCCGACGGGAACCTCCATCGAGCCGGACGAATTGCGGCGCATTGTCGGGAAGGTGCGGGAACGCGGCGGCTTCACCATCGTCGATGAGATCTACCAAGGCCTGAGCTACGACGCGAAGCCCGTGTCGGCGCTCTCCTTCGGCGACGACGTGGTGACGGTCAACAGCTTCTCCAAGTACTTCAACATGACCGGCTGGCGGCTCGGCTGGCTCGTGGTGCCGCACGCGATGGTCGGCGCGGTCGAGAAGCTCTCGCAGAATCTGTTCATCTGCGCGTCGGCGCTGGCGCAGCATGCGGCGCTCGCGTGCTTCGAGCCGGAGACGCTCGCCATCTACGAAGCGCGCCGGCTGGAGTTCAAGCGGCGGCGCGACTACATCGTGCCGGCGCTGCGCTCGCTCGGTTTCGGCGTGCCGGTGGTGCCGGACGGCGCGTTCTACGTCTACGCCGATACGACGAGCGTGCCGCATCCCGCCGCTGGCGACAGCGAAAGGCTCACGCGTTCCATGCTGCACGACGCCGGCGTGGTGCTCGTGCCGGGCGCGGATTTCGGCTTTCACGCGCCGGACCGTTATATCCGGCTCTCGTATGCGACGGCGTATTCGAAGCTGGAAGAAGCGGTCTCGCGGCTCGGGGACTTGTTCAGTCGCTGA
- the ribH gene encoding 6,7-dimethyl-8-ribityllumazine synthase → MEIGQYQPNLDGDGLRIGIVQSRFNEPVCNGLADACIEELERLGVIGEDVLLVTVPGALEIPLALQKLAESGQFDALIALGAVVRGETYHFELVSNESGSGISRIALDFGIPVANAVLTTENDEQAVARMTEKGRDAARVAVEMANLSVALEQLGGDEEDDEDEDEDRA, encoded by the coding sequence ATGGAAATCGGACAATACCAGCCGAACCTCGACGGTGACGGCCTGCGCATCGGCATCGTGCAGTCGCGCTTCAACGAACCGGTGTGCAACGGCCTCGCGGATGCATGCATCGAGGAGCTGGAGCGCCTCGGCGTGATCGGCGAGGACGTGCTGCTCGTGACCGTGCCGGGCGCGCTCGAGATTCCGCTCGCGCTGCAAAAGCTCGCCGAATCCGGCCAGTTCGACGCCCTGATCGCGCTCGGCGCGGTCGTGCGCGGCGAGACGTACCACTTCGAGCTCGTGTCGAACGAGAGCGGCTCGGGCATTTCGCGCATCGCGCTCGACTTCGGCATTCCGGTGGCGAACGCCGTGCTCACGACGGAAAACGACGAGCAAGCCGTCGCGCGCATGACCGAAAAGGGCCGCGACGCCGCGCGCGTGGCGGTCGAAATGGCGAATCTGTCGGTCGCGCTGGAACAGCTCGGCGGCGACGAAGAAGATGACGAAGACGAAGACGAGGACCGCGCATGA
- a CDS encoding UbiD family decarboxylase — MKYKDLRDFTARLEALGELRRIRQPVSPVLEMTELSDRVLRAGGPALLFEAPTGHTMPVLANLFGTTRRVALGMGIETEAQAGGDASLGSDTAALSSLRDIGRLLSALKEPEPPRGLKDAGKLLSLAKAVWDMAPKSVSAPPCQEIVWEGNDVDLARLPIQTCWPGDAGPLLTWGLTVTRGPNKTRQNLGIYRQQLIGRNKLIMRWLAHRGGALDFREFALANPGKPYPVAVVLGADPATILGAVTPVPDTLSEYQFAGLLRGSRTELAKCLTPGVDTLQVPARAEIVLEGFIYPQEGAVPPAPESAPPLPSTGAAARYEHALEGPYGDHTGYYNEQEWFPVFTVEKITLRRDALFHSTYTGKPPDEPAVLGVALNEVFVPLLQKQFPEITDFYLPPEGCSYRMAIVQMKKSYAGHAKRVMLGVWSFLRQFMYTKFIVVVDEDVNVRDWKEVIWAITTRVDPTRDTVMVDNTPIDYLDFASPVAGLGSKMGLDATNKWPGETNREWGRPITMDAAVKRRVDALWTEIGLDNAGKNA; from the coding sequence ATGAAATATAAAGATCTGCGCGACTTCACCGCCCGCCTCGAAGCGCTCGGTGAACTGCGCCGCATCCGGCAGCCTGTCTCCCCTGTTCTAGAAATGACCGAACTATCCGACCGCGTGTTGCGCGCGGGCGGCCCGGCGCTGCTTTTCGAAGCGCCGACCGGTCACACCATGCCAGTGCTGGCGAACCTTTTCGGCACGACGCGGCGCGTGGCGCTCGGCATGGGCATCGAAACCGAAGCGCAGGCCGGCGGCGATGCGAGCCTCGGCAGCGACACCGCCGCGCTGAGTTCGCTGCGCGATATTGGCAGGCTGCTGTCCGCGCTCAAGGAGCCGGAGCCGCCGCGCGGCCTGAAGGACGCCGGCAAGCTGCTGTCGCTCGCCAAGGCCGTCTGGGACATGGCGCCCAAGTCGGTGAGCGCGCCGCCTTGCCAGGAGATCGTGTGGGAAGGCAACGACGTGGATCTCGCGCGTCTGCCGATTCAGACGTGCTGGCCCGGCGACGCCGGACCGCTGCTCACATGGGGCCTTACCGTCACGCGCGGGCCGAACAAGACGCGGCAGAACCTCGGCATCTATCGGCAGCAACTCATCGGGCGCAACAAGCTCATCATGCGCTGGCTCGCGCATCGCGGCGGCGCGCTCGATTTCCGCGAGTTCGCGCTCGCCAATCCGGGCAAGCCGTATCCGGTGGCGGTCGTGCTGGGGGCGGACCCGGCGACCATTCTCGGCGCGGTCACGCCGGTTCCCGACACGCTTTCTGAGTATCAGTTCGCCGGCCTCCTGCGCGGTTCGCGCACCGAACTCGCGAAGTGCCTGACGCCCGGCGTCGATACCTTGCAGGTCCCGGCGCGCGCGGAGATCGTGCTCGAAGGCTTCATCTATCCGCAGGAAGGCGCGGTGCCGCCCGCGCCGGAAAGCGCGCCGCCGCTTCCGTCGACAGGCGCCGCCGCGCGTTACGAACACGCGCTCGAAGGCCCGTACGGCGATCACACCGGCTATTACAACGAGCAGGAGTGGTTTCCGGTCTTCACCGTCGAGAAAATCACGCTGCGCCGCGACGCCCTATTCCACTCCACCTACACCGGTAAGCCGCCCGACGAACCCGCGGTGCTCGGTGTCGCGCTCAATGAAGTGTTCGTGCCGCTCTTGCAGAAGCAGTTTCCCGAGATCACGGACTTCTATCTGCCGCCCGAAGGGTGCAGCTATCGCATGGCCATCGTGCAGATGAAGAAGAGCTACGCCGGTCACGCCAAGCGTGTGATGCTCGGCGTCTGGAGTTTCCTGCGGCAGTTCATGTATACGAAGTTCATCGTCGTGGTGGACGAAGACGTCAACGTGCGCGACTGGAAGGAAGTGATCTGGGCGATCACCACGCGCGTCGATCCCACGCGCGACACCGTCATGGTCGACAACACGCCGATCGACTATCTCGACTTCGCGTCGCCGGTCGCGGGCCTCGGCTCGAAAATGGGACTCGACGCGACCAACAAGTGGCCGGGCGAGACGAACCGCGAATGGGGCCGCCCGATCACGATGGATGCCGCCGTCAAGCGGCGCGTCGATGCGCTGTGGACCGAAATCGGACTGGACAACGCGGGGAAAAACGCATGA
- the nusB gene encoding transcription antitermination factor NusB, whose product MKSARRRSRELATQGLYQWLLSGAPGGEIDAQLRNAQGFDKADHEHLDAILHGVIKEADALSAELQPCLDRPIDQLSPVERAVLLVAAFEFKHHIDIPYRVVINEAVELTKTFGGSDGYKYVNGVLDKLAVAMRPAEAQARGRG is encoded by the coding sequence ATGAAGAGCGCACGACGCCGCTCGCGTGAACTCGCGACGCAAGGGCTTTACCAATGGCTGCTGTCGGGCGCGCCCGGCGGCGAGATCGACGCGCAACTGCGCAACGCGCAGGGCTTCGACAAGGCCGACCACGAACATCTGGACGCGATCCTGCACGGCGTGATCAAGGAAGCCGATGCGCTTTCCGCCGAACTGCAACCGTGCCTCGACCGCCCGATCGATCAGCTCTCGCCGGTCGAACGCGCGGTGTTGCTCGTCGCCGCGTTCGAGTTCAAGCATCACATCGACATTCCGTATCGCGTCGTGATCAACGAGGCGGTGGAGCTGACGAAGACCTTCGGCGGCTCGGACGGCTACAAGTACGTGAACGGCGTGCTGGACAAGCTCGCCGTCGCGATGCGCCCTGCCGAAGCGCAGGCGCGCGGGCGCGGCTAA